AATTTGTCACACTGGCAATCCTTTCtccccatttcttcttctttgtttgAGTTCCTTATTATGactcattcctttctttcttcagcAGGAGACATCCTTCTGAGGCAATGATATGGAATAATCATAGCACAGTGACATACTTCATTCTCCTAGGATTCACTGATCATTTAGAATGGCAACCCATCCTCTTTGGGGTCTTCCTTTTTATCTATGTGATCAGTGTGATGGGAAACCTGGGGATGATTCTGTTGATTGGACTCGATTCACAGCTACATACCCCAATGTATTTCTTTCTGGGCAACTTGTCTGTTGTTGACTTCTGTTATTCCTCAGTCATCACACCCAATATGCTCATCAACTTCTGGGTAGAAAAGCCAATCATTTCATGGAGTGGTTGTGccactcaatttttcttctttggttcctTTGCTGGAATTGAGGGTTTTCTGTTAGCCGTGATGGCATATGATCGCTATGTGGCAATCTGCATCCCACTGTTGTATACCACTACCATGTCCCAAAGATTCAACATTATACTGGTATCAGGGACTTATCTGGCAGGCTTTGCCAATGCAGCGATACACACAACGTTAACTTTTAAGTTGTCCTTCTGTAGTTCTAATGTCATCAACCATTTCTTCTGTGACACTCCACCCCTTTTGAAACTCTCCTGTTCAGATACTCATGTGAATGAGCTagtcatttttgcttttgccaGTTTCAATGAATTGAGCTGCCTTTTGACTATCCTTGTTTCTTATATATATGTCATCATTGCCATTCTGAGGATACGTTCAGCTGAGGGAAGATACAAAGCCTTCTCCACTTGTGCCTCCCACCTGATGGCTGTCACCATTTTCTTTGGGACAATTCTCTTCATGTATCTGCGACCCAGCTCTAGCTATTCAATGGACCAAGATAAAGTGGTGTCTGTATTCTACACAGTGGTGATCCCCATGTTGAACCCCTTGATCTATAGTCTGAGGAACAAAGAGGTGAAAGCTTCCTTTAGGAAAGTCATCATACAAatgtcttcttcttctttttagtgCTGTTTTAGAACATTTTACAATTGGAGGGGAAGGGATATTATAACCTAGAAGTAGAACCTAGCATACCAGAGACAGAACAGGATATAAAACAGAATATCAAAACTAGACTGACTATTGGAACTGAGAACGTAGAATACAAGGGGCAACAAATTTCAATACTATAGCTATTATAACCAATTAACAGCTTGAGCTTATTGAGCCTTGCATAGCATACAACAGTCCATTTTCAGTCCCTTATCAGAAGCCTGTCCTGCTTGGAAGGGAATGACAAAATTTATTCTGGAGACAAGCTctttgagaagagaagaaaaactccAAGGCACAGTATGGCATAAGAATAGCGCATTACTAGGCAACTTAATTTCCTTTATAGAAGTCAAATTATTTTATACCTGAACATACTTAATTTCCTTGttgtatttttcacttttcatggAGAGGTCAACAGAAATAATCCCCCATTCCACTTGAAATAAGTGACAGGAtgttatttcaaaatatatttatcagGAAAAAAGGCACATTTTATTGTTCACCAGTTAGGAACAAGTCCTACATATTCCCTTAGTTTtgatagaaaatttctttggattAACTGAGGAATGGGATCATTCCCTTTGGTGACTATAAAATCATCTAACAAATTAGAATTAGAGACTCAAGTGTCTgatgacagagagaaaagaaagatgccACTGAAAAGGAATTGCTTCTAATATATCAGTAGGGTAGGCGAAAGGAGGACTTTTATCCTCTGGCTGTTTTCCTCCTCTCCATCTCCTGACCCTTTGATGGGTATCATCCCTAAAATCATCCTTAGGACAATGGTGAAAGGAAGCAGCCACCTGCATTAGAAGTCAAGAGCAACTGGAGACCAATGAAGATTCTGGGTTCGATAAATAGTTCCTCATAAAAGCTATATTAACCTAAAAGTTCCATCCTATAGACTACACCAAAAGGACTTCTGGATACAAGtaactctttttccatttatgtaAAAAATCTTGGGCCTATTTTCCTATTAACTTTTTCTATAGACATGGAAGATTGTATCATAAACTTTTGGGTGAGATAATATGTACGAACTAATAAACGATTATTTCTAAAAAGCAGAGTTTGGATGACCAGGTGATATCAAATGATAATCATAAGTGGAAACTGGTGGCAGGCTTCTGAACTGTACTACTGGAAACAGTACCCTTGTCAAAACCCTCAGGCCTATCCCTAGAATATGCAGAGATAAGTAGCTATGTTTTGGAGAACCAATTTGCCCATTAATGAAGGTTGTGAGAAAAGCTCCAGAGTCTACATGACTATTCTTGATTTAGAAGTAACAGGTTgattttttaagtcattcccaTAAAccatgttgctgttttttttaacattctattaatattttacaCTCTACCTTCAGCTAAGTCatcaaaagaattttaagaaagaatgaacaaattaataCAATTATTCACTAAGTATCAATTGATTCCCAAACATATGCAACATTCTTCATTAAATACTATAAACAAGATGAAAAATAAGGAATTCCTCTTCCCAGGAAATTTATCTTTAAGTTTATCCTGTTATTTACTTCTTTGATAACATTCCAAGGGTATCTCAAATAGTGGCtacattatttatttgtttgcttgtttctatattgatttattttatactaTCCAGTGAAAAGAAATCTGGGTTCTTAAAGGaagttgggttcaaatctaggTTCTATTATTTACTGAcagtttgaccttgagcaagtcacttaagtttttgGGGCCTCCCGTTCCTTATGTGTTAAATGAGAGGCAGTATCATCATCTAAGGTCCTTCAAGTTCTatttaattaattctaattctaatttattaattcaagttATGATCAATTAATTAATGCTATTGTAACCAGTCTTCTTGCATGTTTTGATCTGGTTACCTGGAAAGGGGTTATAAGTCACTGAAGACCCTACAAGTTTCTTCATATTTTAGAGCAAGAAAAAGCCATATGAGATCAGAATTGAAAGGAATGGATTTCTTCCTACACAGAAATCActgaaaaagaggggaaagagcattttgtagaggaggaaggtaatttttttcctctacattcCAGCTAAACTATGGCCAGCTCAGAAATATTTGCATCTCCCTTCCTCAAAACCAAATCAATAAAGAAGACAAGAATATAAGACAAATGGAGCAACTGGCAAGATACAAGGTGTTTTTAAATCACAAGTAGTCACTAAGGTGGCTGAAATGCTAAGGAAAAAAGCAGATACTGGGGCTACCATGGCTCCAGGTTAACTTTTCAGAGAAATAAATGGTATTTTGAAAACAAAGATTGCtagtatcaaataaaatatatattatctgCCACTCCCTCTGAAAAATCTTAGTAATATCAGGATTATAATAGTGTTTTTGACTACCCTGTGGTGGAAATATTTACTCTCACTTAGGTTGAGCAAAGTCTCCACCTAAATAAAACTTCATGTAACAAAGGCAGCTATAGCCAGATCAACTACCAAAGGGCCTTTGTGGGTCTTGCATCCCTCATTGGGGTGTAAGGTGAGTTATatcatgaaaagtaaaaaaaaaaaaataagaataaaacagAATGAAGTGGTTTACTTGTCTGAGTTGCTGAGGGAAATTGGGTATCTTATAAGCAGCAACAATGCAGATAGAAAGACTGTCCATAAAAGCAAATATGAAGAGAATGGTGGTTATTATGAATGCCAATGCTGATTGGTCCTGGAGAAGAACTGAGCAAATAATTGGATAATGATGAATGGGAAATATTGCATATAGTTATATAGGTTGGACTtgatagaagcaaaataaaataaatttaatcaaaattattttttaaattaaaacattttgttttttataattaaaattgttGATTGGCATTGTTCAAATAATAAAACATGTAAACTGAGtttgcaaaattaaataaatgtttgctggatAGGGAAGAAGTTCAATATAAAAAGAGTGGAAATAATTTGCAACTCAAATAAAATTGattacttttatctttttaacaaatccagattcagatgcCTCAATCAATATGTaaacaatcaatttattaattgcCATACTACTGGCATCTTGCTGAAtgatgagaataaaaagaaagaacaaaactagAAGGAGGGTTGAAGATTAGAGAAAATACAGTCCTCATCAGTATCTTTATTTTAGATTTCCCTTGAGATATTATATGATGTAAGGGTTAAATTCCCAGGAAATGCAATTGAAGGATACTTCAGGGAATACACACAACAAAGCTATGATGCTATAaaagtctctttttctttgtcatagCATTCTTGAAACTGAGATCTGAAAGGGATTTTAGCAATGCTACATATATTCCAACCCAACATAGTTGGAATCTCTGAGAAATGGTCTTCCAGCCTTTCCAAGTAGTCTAACATAAATGTGGGAAGCTGAGTGTGCAGAAACTATCCGACTTTGAAAGGTAGGTAATTCTCCATTTGCTAGGATGCTAAGACCAAAACATTCAGTTCCAGGTTAAGTATCGACCTTGCATCACATAGGGGAATGCtgagaaatttaagaaatattaaaagaaatacatttatttaataaCTGCTATGTTTCAAGAATGTCACTGAGTGAGAATCATTAATGgacccatcttttcccctaatgtcacagttcatttttataaactTCATTTTCAATGAATCATATCCTTCACAGCCTTAAAAAACTGTATTCAGCTATATCCTCCACTATAGCTCTAAGTTGTAATTTAATGAGGACACTTTAGGTTAACTTCAGGACTCTGGCCAGCCACAGATTCCATATTTACCACTTGCTCCATGCAGCACAGTTTTAACAAATAGATCAATTTAACTCAAAAGAATGCaactagagaaacaaaaaaaaaatcatagaattggaAAGTCCTTTAAGATATATAATATCACACTTAGGAAAAACCTTGGAACTATATAAAACAAGACAGAAactgttaaaaaatatttcattatagaattttaaagctaGAAGTGACTTCATAAGCAATCTGATTTATCAGTATGATTTCAAAGATGGCAAGAAACAAAGGAAGTCACATTAATTCAGAAGGAATAGGGATGGCTTCCttattcttcattaaaaaatagaattccaCTCAGACAGTATTAAATCAGAATAGTATTTTGACAAGCCTGTGTTATAACTTTCACATTATAATACcaatttacattcctttttttttaaaaaatccatacaaagagaaaaagaaagaaggaaaagaaaagaaagaaaaagaaggaaaggagaggaaggggaaaaaaagaaacaaaatagataataaaagaaaGAGTGAAATTAAACATCTATTTACAAATATTGATGATTATTGGTAAAGAATCATAAACAGATATATTAGCTTTCATATTAATCAAACCATTTCTCATATGCCTGCTAAAGGGTAAATCTCTCAATTGacagaagatgagaaaatgtcTCCTTCAAATCACACTGAGGTAACTGAATTCATCCTCCTGGGACTAACTGAGGACCTGCAATTGCAGAAGATTCTTTTTATAGTCTTCCTAGTGATCTACATCATCACCCTGGTGGGGAATCTGGGCATGATCATGCTGATTCATAAGAGTCCAAGACTCCACACCCCCATGTACTTTTTCCTCAGCCATCTCTCTTTTGTCGATTTATGTTACTCCTCCAACATCACCCCTCAGATGTTAGTCCATTTCCTCTCAGAGAAAAAGGTCATCTCCTATGCTGGATGTTTCACCCAGTGTCTTTCCTTCATTGCTCTGGTGATCACAGAGTTTTATATCCTAGCTTCAATGGCCATTGATCGCTATGTAGCCATCAGCAGCCCTCTGCATTACACCACCAAAATGAACCAGAATGTCTGCCTCTGCCTGGTCATTTTTCCCTATGTCTATGGCTTCCTGAATGGCCTTTCCCAGGCCCTATTGACTTTCCACTTATCCTTCTGTGGACCCAATGCAATTAACCACTTCTATTGTGCCGACCCTCCTCTCCTGTTATTGGCCTGCTCTGATGTCTATGTCAAAAAAATGGCCATGTTCATCGTGGCTGGCTTTACTCTCTCAAGCTCTCTCTTCACCATTCTCTGTTCTTATGTTTTCATCTTTGCTGCCATTTTGAGAATCCGATCTGCTGAAGGCAGACGCAAGGCCTTCTCTACCTGTGGGTCCCACCTAACCTCTGTCATTTTGTTCTACGGGACCCTCTTCTGCATGTACTTACGACCCCCTTCTGAGCAGTCTGTGGAGGAATCCAAAACGATTGCCGTCTTTTATACTTTTGTGTGTCCCATGCTAAATCCCTTGATCTACAGTCTCAGAAACAAGGATGTCATTGAggctatgaaaaaaatgttcaagaGAAAACTCTTCATGAAAATGGCAGGATGTATTACATAGACACGCTGCATGATAGAatcatgaataaataaacaatgcTTGACTTTCATCTCTCCATTTAATAGATAtactatatttctatttctaaattcttttttttatagttaCCAAATAAGTAGCAGCAGTAAGAAGCAGAGTCAATTTTCTTATCCACTTCCAAGTAAGTATTCCTTTCATCATATTGTATTTTCATCTTGTCTTTATAATGCAGACACAAGCCAGAATGAGAAACCTCTCCTATTGCCTGCCACATAatccaatagaatataataatatcaccttgggaaaaatttttattattggcGATATTGATTGGTAATGAGAATTCAGTTAATAATGTAATGATAATGGTAATAGTACTAATGCTGCTAATGATATTTCTTCTGGCAATTCTCTTCATAAGAAGCTTCATGATATAATAGAGTTCTGCCTTTGAGTTGGGAAGGGATGAGTTTCAGCTCTTTGAAATATACTGCTTGTGTCATTTTATGTGATTCATTGTACATGTTGGTGGTCTATGCAGCTTTTGAATCTTATAACTTATAGATTGTACCAATCTGCTTTGATAGAATGTCCATGATATGAGAGTCcactatataaatgatatcaCAGGTCCTAACACCTAACATTCCCTGTTCCTAATACCTAGATATCTGTaaacaattcattaaaaatttcataattattcaCAATTTGAAGAAGGGCTttcaaagcaataaaataataacaatcataAACACGCATAGACATATTTAATTTCTTGGAACAACCTTGGGATGTaggtattttattatttccaatttacagataagaaatctggggcagagattaagtgatttatacaAGGTCACAGTTGGGAAGTGTCTGTATTAGAATTTGAACTTTTGCAAATTTACCTAAAACCAAGTCTTTCTCTCTTGTTACTATGCAACTCTACTGCTTTTTGTGTAGCCAACGAATGAGATTAGAACTCACCAGtctctgacatttaaaaaatcatagtttctctgtttcctcatttagaaaatgggaatactaataataataatgtgctaTTAAGGGTTTAATATGAGCTCTTCAGAAACAAAAACTATTAATgataaacttttaagtttaatgttttattaatattttctccatcgcTTTCTTAAATCTTAGATAGtcaaaaatcaattaatcaagtcCTTATTCATAGCACTTGATGATTGCCAAAAAGGTAGATCTTCACATTGATATTTTAACAGTCAGTTCTTATAAGCTCTCCATTAGAGCTGACTCCAACACACCACTGAACATCACTTACCCAATTGACTttgatgagaatcaaatgagcaaATATATGTCAAATGAGAAACTTAAACCTAAAATCACTACAAGCAAGCAGCTAGAGATTCCAAATGACACATACgtggaagagggagagcattATTTTTGTTCTCTAAAGGCAGAGAGGGTTGCCCACATTGAAACAGTATGAATGTCAGCTCTTAATTCCATTCATCATTTCACCAAAGGATACCTATCCCTTCAAGAAGTTATACAAAAGTACTTGCCTCAGCATTGTTTCATACTTGCCTAGGGGACAGAAGGGCTGGGGAGTCATGTGCTTGTATGATTCAATAAActgatttataatattttgagtgGTTGTGTCTTTCTTGGTATTGTGGTtctatttgccaaaaaaaaatgaagaaaagagagggaaagttATTTACTCCATGTAATGCAAGTAGTGAGTGTCACAACAGAATTCAAAACCATGTCAGATGATTACAAACTCCTCTAAACCATTTTTACCCCGGCTTTCTCCACTCCTTGCTCACCAAGTCCATCTTCACTCCAATTCAGATTCTCTTCCATTTTAGTGTTTATCTTAGACCTTATATTCTGACCAGTTTAAGTTTACATTGACCCTTTAAATCCCCTGTTCTCTTGGCTTTTTGCTCTTCTTATTTTGCTCAATTTCAACCATGGGTTGTGTAGCCTTTTCTTCTGTGACTCCCGTGCTTCTGAATGCTACTGGAAAAAGTAATGCAGATTGGGTCTACTGATCCAGTAAACTATTGATTTACAGTATTGTCATGGAGTCCAAATTCCGATTACTGCTTGAAGACATCTAAGGAGAGAACCCCCAGCTCTCATGGAAGTTCATTCCACTTTTGGTTAgct
The Macrotis lagotis isolate mMagLag1 chromosome 3, bilby.v1.9.chrom.fasta, whole genome shotgun sequence genome window above contains:
- the LOC141516801 gene encoding olfactory receptor 5AP2-like; translated protein: MIWNNHSTVTYFILLGFTDHLEWQPILFGVFLFIYVISVMGNLGMILLIGLDSQLHTPMYFFLGNLSVVDFCYSSVITPNMLINFWVEKPIISWSGCATQFFFFGSFAGIEGFLLAVMAYDRYVAICIPLLYTTTMSQRFNIILVSGTYLAGFANAAIHTTLTFKLSFCSSNVINHFFCDTPPLLKLSCSDTHVNELVIFAFASFNELSCLLTILVSYIYVIIAILRIRSAEGRYKAFSTCASHLMAVTIFFGTILFMYLRPSSSYSMDQDKVVSVFYTVVIPMLNPLIYSLRNKEVKASFRKVIIQMSSSSF
- the LOC141516802 gene encoding olfactory receptor 5M10-like, with the translated sequence MSPSNHTEVTEFILLGLTEDLQLQKILFIVFLVIYIITLVGNLGMIMLIHKSPRLHTPMYFFLSHLSFVDLCYSSNITPQMLVHFLSEKKVISYAGCFTQCLSFIALVITEFYILASMAIDRYVAISSPLHYTTKMNQNVCLCLVIFPYVYGFLNGLSQALLTFHLSFCGPNAINHFYCADPPLLLLACSDVYVKKMAMFIVAGFTLSSSLFTILCSYVFIFAAILRIRSAEGRRKAFSTCGSHLTSVILFYGTLFCMYLRPPSEQSVEESKTIAVFYTFVCPMLNPLIYSLRNKDVIEAMKKMFKRKLFMKMAGCIT